In Mesorhizobium sp. 113-3-3, a genomic segment contains:
- a CDS encoding transporter substrate-binding domain-containing protein, translating to MTRSSNTSEPWRVGVLFSRSGFMALIEETQLRGTLTAIEEINDAGGVNGRPIEPICYDPGSQASAFGRYAKRLMVEDGVSTIFGCYTSSSRKAVLPVVERLNGLLWYPTLYEGFEFSPNVIYTGATPNQNSVELCRVLMQTYGTRFYFIGSDYIYPRESNRIMRELIRNSGGSVIGESYIGMGAKRADFLPVMRDVKRAQPDVIFSTVVGDGTVYLYQAYADLGLNPKVMPIASLTTTEAEIRAMGHDVGEGHITAAPYFQGVGSERNSTFVRHYQKRYGDDEPTNMCLEASYFQVNVFAKTLEQTDSMDTEILRASVMGSEFEAPQGDVVINPLWGHADLWTRIGRANRKGQFDLVYESQSCVLSDPYLLGYGRSLRQQTLELT from the coding sequence TTGACCAGATCGAGCAATACCTCCGAACCTTGGCGCGTCGGGGTCCTCTTTTCCCGCTCGGGCTTCATGGCCCTCATCGAGGAAACGCAGTTGCGGGGCACGCTGACGGCGATCGAGGAAATAAACGACGCAGGTGGCGTGAACGGCAGACCGATCGAGCCGATCTGCTACGATCCGGGTTCGCAGGCCAGCGCCTTCGGCCGCTACGCCAAGCGACTTATGGTGGAGGACGGCGTCAGCACGATATTCGGCTGCTACACGTCGAGCAGCCGTAAGGCCGTGCTGCCTGTTGTCGAACGGCTCAATGGTCTACTTTGGTACCCAACCCTTTATGAGGGTTTCGAGTTTTCTCCCAATGTCATCTACACCGGCGCCACGCCCAACCAGAACAGCGTGGAGCTCTGTCGCGTGCTCATGCAGACCTATGGCACGCGCTTCTACTTCATCGGCTCGGACTACATCTATCCGCGCGAATCCAATCGCATCATGCGTGAGTTGATCCGCAACAGCGGCGGCAGCGTAATCGGCGAATCCTATATAGGCATGGGCGCCAAGCGCGCCGATTTCCTGCCGGTCATGCGCGACGTCAAACGCGCTCAGCCTGACGTCATTTTTTCGACCGTGGTCGGGGACGGCACTGTCTATCTCTACCAGGCCTATGCCGATCTCGGACTCAATCCGAAGGTGATGCCGATCGCCAGCCTGACCACGACAGAGGCCGAGATCCGCGCCATGGGCCATGATGTCGGCGAAGGCCACATCACCGCCGCTCCCTATTTCCAGGGCGTTGGCAGCGAGCGCAACTCGACCTTCGTGCGCCATTATCAGAAGCGCTATGGCGATGATGAGCCAACCAACATGTGCCTGGAGGCCTCGTACTTCCAGGTCAATGTTTTCGCCAAGACCCTCGAACAGACGGACTCCATGGATACCGAGATTCTGCGGGCGTCGGTGATGGGCTCCGAGTTCGAAGCGCCGCAAGGCGATGTCGTCATCAACCCGCTCTGGGGCCACGCGGATCTGTGGACGCGCATCGGTCGTGCCAACAGAAAGGGCCAGTTCGACCTCGTCTATGAATCGCAGAGCTGTGTTCTGTCCGACCCTTATTTGCTGGGGTACGGCCGAAGCCTTCGCCAGCAAACGCTTGAACTGACCTGA
- a CDS encoding alpha/beta fold hydrolase yields MADHEIFDLGDFKFQRGATLRGAKLAYKTFGKLNAKKDNVIVYPTWYSGQQQDNEWLIGKGMALDPAKYFIIIPNMFGNGLSSSPSNTPEPYNGPRFPKITIYDNVRAQHRLITEKFGIKKIRMVVGWSMGGLQSFQWGALYPDMIDLIAPFCGSAKCSRHNFVFLEGVKAALTADGTWAEGWYDTRPTRGLRAAGRVYAGWGFSQAFYRQELDLKDLGFSSLEDFLVAFWEGHFLARDANNLLAMLWTWQNGDISDNEVYHGDFKKALGAIKPKAYVMPCRTDLYFPPEDSEMEVANMPNAKFIPIESVWGHFAGGPGTSPKDVKFLDGKLKELLAG; encoded by the coding sequence ATGGCAGACCACGAGATCTTCGACCTTGGCGATTTCAAATTCCAGCGTGGAGCCACCTTGCGCGGCGCCAAGCTTGCCTACAAAACCTTCGGGAAGCTCAATGCCAAGAAGGACAATGTCATTGTTTATCCGACCTGGTATTCAGGTCAGCAACAGGACAATGAATGGCTGATCGGCAAGGGCATGGCCCTCGATCCGGCCAAATACTTCATCATCATCCCGAACATGTTCGGCAACGGCCTGTCATCCTCGCCGAGCAATACGCCCGAACCTTACAACGGACCGCGCTTTCCCAAGATCACTATCTACGACAACGTGCGCGCACAGCACCGGCTCATCACCGAGAAGTTCGGCATCAAGAAGATCAGGATGGTGGTCGGCTGGTCCATGGGCGGCTTGCAGTCCTTCCAGTGGGGCGCACTCTATCCCGATATGATCGACCTCATCGCGCCGTTCTGCGGCTCGGCCAAATGCTCGCGTCACAACTTCGTCTTTCTGGAGGGCGTCAAGGCAGCGCTCACCGCCGACGGGACGTGGGCTGAAGGTTGGTACGACACGCGCCCGACCCGCGGTCTGCGTGCCGCCGGCCGCGTCTATGCCGGCTGGGGTTTCTCGCAAGCGTTCTATCGTCAGGAGCTCGATCTCAAGGATCTCGGCTTTTCCAGCCTGGAGGATTTCCTGGTTGCCTTCTGGGAGGGACATTTCCTGGCGCGCGATGCCAACAATCTGCTTGCCATGCTATGGACCTGGCAGAACGGCGATATCTCCGACAACGAAGTCTATCATGGCGATTTCAAGAAGGCGCTCGGCGCCATCAAGCCGAAAGCCTATGTCATGCCCTGTCGTACCGATCTTTATTTCCCACCGGAAGACAGCGAGATGGAGGTCGCCAACATGCCCAATGCGAAATTCATTCCGATCGAATCCGTCTGGGGTCATTTCGCCGGCGGCCCAGGCACCAGCCCCAAGGATGTCAAGTTCCTCGACGGAAAACTGAAGGAATTGCTGGCCGGTTGA
- a CDS encoding purine-cytosine permease family protein, protein MTKTSDIDKLDEVDHVLGDEYEHEPVPASARRSTFSVTTVWIGFPMIITGAMTGSILVLGMGFRNALWSMIIGNLIMFAYVGALGVLGTRRGMNFALLASIVFGKKGYVFASGLLSTLLLGWYAVQTGITGALISSTYGLNYVAMTTVAGLLYIGITFIGVRGLHLIGLVSVPLFVILGGWVALDAAATSGWTAILNYPGNNGAASMTMGIGLTVVIALFIDAGTVTADFNRWAKDSRSSIIATFSAFPFANVLAMLVGGVMTAALAVPNANPFGADNIFGYMNGRQIGWLSALAFLFLYCNLGSVCAHCLYNSATGWSRILHTRMRVMAVVLGVIGIIVAAGNVWAFFIQWLSLLGVVVPPIGAIVLVDQYLYRKNAEISEDWRPNAFIAWAIGSAVALIVEFYAPHFSTAISAMLAGGIAYAVIGRQPQTVRAAA, encoded by the coding sequence ATGACGAAAACCTCGGACATCGACAAGCTCGATGAAGTCGACCACGTCCTCGGCGACGAATACGAGCACGAACCCGTTCCCGCTTCGGCCAGGCGAAGCACTTTTTCTGTGACGACCGTTTGGATCGGCTTCCCGATGATCATCACCGGCGCCATGACCGGATCCATCCTCGTGCTCGGCATGGGGTTCCGAAATGCGCTTTGGTCCATGATCATCGGCAACCTCATCATGTTTGCCTATGTCGGCGCGCTCGGCGTTCTGGGCACACGGCGCGGCATGAACTTTGCGCTTCTTGCCTCCATTGTCTTCGGCAAGAAGGGCTATGTCTTCGCCTCCGGCCTGCTGTCGACGTTGCTGCTCGGCTGGTATGCCGTTCAAACCGGCATCACCGGCGCCCTCATCAGTTCGACCTATGGGCTGAACTACGTCGCCATGACCACCGTCGCAGGACTGCTCTATATCGGCATCACCTTCATCGGCGTGCGCGGCCTGCATCTCATCGGCCTGGTGTCGGTTCCGTTGTTCGTGATCCTCGGCGGTTGGGTTGCGCTGGATGCCGCGGCAACGTCAGGATGGACTGCCATCCTGAACTATCCGGGCAACAACGGTGCCGCGAGCATGACGATGGGCATCGGCCTCACCGTCGTCATCGCGCTTTTCATCGATGCCGGCACCGTCACTGCCGACTTCAACCGTTGGGCGAAGGACTCCCGCAGTTCCATCATCGCGACCTTTTCAGCCTTTCCGTTCGCCAACGTCTTGGCGATGCTGGTCGGTGGCGTGATGACCGCAGCCCTCGCCGTGCCCAACGCCAATCCGTTCGGCGCCGACAACATCTTCGGCTACATGAACGGGCGGCAGATCGGTTGGCTTAGCGCGCTGGCTTTCCTGTTCCTCTACTGCAATCTCGGCTCGGTCTGCGCGCATTGCCTCTACAATTCGGCAACGGGTTGGTCGCGCATTCTGCATACACGCATGCGCGTCATGGCCGTGGTGCTGGGCGTCATCGGCATCATCGTTGCCGCCGGCAATGTCTGGGCTTTCTTCATCCAGTGGCTGTCGCTGCTCGGCGTCGTGGTGCCACCGATCGGCGCCATCGTCTTGGTCGACCAGTACCTTTACCGCAAGAACGCCGAGATCAGCGAAGACTGGCGGCCAAACGCCTTCATCGCCTGGGCAATTGGATCGGCCGTCGCACTGATTGTCGAGTTCTATGCGCCGCATTTCTCGACTGCCATCAGCGCCATGCTGGCCGGCGGTATCGCCTATGCAGTCATCGGTCGGCAGCCGCAGACCGTGCGCGCCGCAGCTTGA
- a CDS encoding cytochrome P450, with protein MANPQDDADTSKAPSATGLGEFMPSGADEPLHVRAAPAHANPYPFYSRLLSGAPIYREGPGEAWVVVSAAAVNAVLTSPLCLTRPAVNRVPEPLIGTPVAEIFSRLVRMNDGEIHCPLKSAVTATFEGLSERRIADLTADLAKDLAATIMPESGGERLNQFVSALPAQVIMSLLGIPADSFSDVSRWMGDYGAAATAAVTGVPTLTAAILQAGADSSAKLLDLFRSMVEALRVDDCSLFAMLSRQAACSNRLDADLVIANGIGLMAQGFAGTSALIGSTLIALARHPDVLAAARRDRAVLGLAIQEVLRFDPITHSTLRFVARDGFVAGQEMQANDMIIVTLAAASRDPAINPDPDSFDIFRDHRRYLEFGAGVHACPSAVLATTITEIALSHLLDRGIVCEGLEERVSYRPSSHVRMPVFGV; from the coding sequence TTGGCGAATCCGCAGGACGATGCTGATACATCCAAGGCGCCCAGCGCTACAGGTCTGGGCGAGTTCATGCCGAGCGGCGCCGATGAACCGCTTCACGTGCGGGCGGCGCCGGCACACGCCAACCCCTATCCCTTCTATTCTCGTCTGCTTTCTGGCGCGCCGATTTATCGAGAGGGGCCGGGCGAGGCTTGGGTCGTCGTCAGCGCGGCAGCGGTGAACGCCGTGCTGACCAGCCCGCTTTGTCTGACGAGGCCGGCGGTCAACCGGGTGCCCGAGCCGCTCATCGGTACGCCTGTCGCCGAGATTTTCAGCCGCCTCGTGCGGATGAATGATGGAGAAATTCATTGTCCGTTGAAAAGCGCGGTGACGGCTACGTTCGAAGGCTTGAGCGAACGGCGTATCGCAGATCTCACGGCTGATCTGGCGAAGGACCTGGCGGCAACCATCATGCCGGAGAGCGGCGGCGAGCGGCTGAACCAGTTTGTTTCTGCCTTGCCGGCACAGGTCATCATGAGTCTGCTAGGAATTCCGGCCGACAGCTTTTCGGACGTCTCACGCTGGATGGGCGACTACGGCGCGGCGGCAACGGCAGCGGTTACGGGTGTTCCGACGCTCACCGCTGCCATTTTACAAGCCGGCGCTGACAGTTCGGCCAAGCTGCTCGATCTGTTTCGCAGCATGGTGGAAGCCCTGCGCGTTGATGATTGCTCGCTGTTTGCCATGCTGTCGCGCCAAGCGGCCTGTTCAAACCGGCTGGATGCGGATTTGGTGATCGCCAACGGCATAGGGCTGATGGCGCAAGGCTTTGCCGGAACCTCCGCCCTGATCGGCTCGACCCTTATCGCGTTGGCACGCCATCCCGATGTATTGGCGGCTGCCCGCCGCGATCGCGCCGTGCTTGGGCTGGCCATTCAGGAGGTGCTACGGTTCGATCCGATAACACACAGTACCCTTCGCTTCGTGGCCCGCGATGGCTTCGTCGCTGGGCAAGAGATGCAGGCCAATGACATGATCATCGTAACCCTGGCGGCGGCCAGCCGCGATCCGGCAATCAACCCTGATCCGGATAGCTTTGATATATTTCGCGACCACAGACGATACCTGGAGTTCGGCGCCGGCGTGCATGCCTGCCCTAGCGCCGTACTCGCGACGACGATCACCGAGATCGCCCTGAGCCATCTGCTTGATCGAGGCATCGTTTGCGAAGGCCTTGAGGAAAGGGTTTCCTACCGACCCTCATCGCATGTCCGGATGCCTGTTTTCGGTGTTTAG
- a CDS encoding cystathionine beta-lyase, with amino-acid sequence MMPDGKSPTQTGMNTRLARIGYEPSDYFGFVNPPVVHASTVLFPNARTMAERGQKYIYATHGTPTTEALCHAIDALEGSAGTVLVPSGQAAVALSLLAFLSAGDHVLITDSVYAPTRQLADTVLSRMGIEVEYYEPRIGAGIKRLLKSNSKVVFTESPASNTFEVQDIPAIARGAHTGNAVVMMDNTWATPLFFRPLDHGVDISIHAATKYPAGHSDLLLGTASANAATWPRLWAMFLALGIPAAPNDTYQVLRGLRTMGVRLAHHQKSAIEIASWLEHQPGIAGVRHPALPSHPDHAIWKRDFSGASGVFSIVLEGDPQAHAFLDALTIFGLGFSWGGYGSLAMQVDLADRTVASGALKGALIRLQIGLEDIEDLKQDLVRGLRAATRAGQPGIDQSVFVKEI; translated from the coding sequence ATGATGCCCGACGGAAAGAGTCCGACACAGACGGGCATGAACACGCGGCTGGCGCGTATCGGTTACGAGCCAAGTGACTATTTCGGGTTCGTCAATCCGCCCGTGGTGCATGCATCGACCGTGCTTTTCCCCAATGCTCGAACGATGGCGGAGCGGGGCCAGAAGTACATCTATGCAACACACGGAACCCCAACCACCGAGGCACTTTGCCATGCCATCGATGCGTTGGAAGGTTCGGCCGGCACGGTCCTGGTCCCGTCGGGTCAGGCGGCCGTCGCCCTATCGCTGCTGGCTTTTCTTTCGGCCGGTGATCACGTGCTGATCACCGATTCCGTCTATGCACCGACCCGCCAACTCGCGGATACCGTGTTGAGCCGCATGGGGATAGAGGTCGAGTATTATGAGCCGCGCATTGGTGCCGGCATCAAACGGCTTTTGAAATCAAACAGCAAAGTCGTCTTCACCGAGTCTCCGGCCTCCAACACGTTTGAAGTGCAGGACATTCCCGCGATCGCCAGAGGCGCTCACACGGGCAACGCTGTCGTGATGATGGACAACACCTGGGCGACACCGCTGTTCTTCCGGCCGCTCGACCATGGCGTCGATATCTCGATCCATGCGGCGACGAAATATCCCGCTGGCCATTCCGACCTGTTGCTTGGCACGGCCTCAGCGAATGCCGCAACCTGGCCAAGGCTCTGGGCGATGTTCCTGGCGCTCGGAATTCCCGCCGCGCCCAATGACACATATCAAGTTCTGCGTGGTCTGCGCACGATGGGGGTGCGGCTCGCCCACCACCAGAAGAGCGCGATCGAAATCGCGTCGTGGCTCGAGCATCAGCCCGGCATTGCGGGTGTGCGCCATCCCGCCCTTCCGAGCCATCCCGACCATGCCATCTGGAAGCGCGATTTCTCCGGTGCGAGCGGGGTCTTCTCGATTGTTCTCGAAGGCGATCCGCAGGCGCATGCATTTCTCGATGCGCTGACGATATTCGGCCTGGGCTTTTCCTGGGGTGGCTATGGCAGCCTCGCCATGCAGGTCGATCTCGCGGATCGGACCGTCGCTTCCGGCGCTTTAAAGGGGGCGCTGATCCGTTTGCAAATAGGCCTCGAGGACATCGAAGACCTCAAGCAGGATTTGGTGCGTGGATTGAGAGCGGCAACACGCGCAGGCCAACCCGGCATTGATCAATCGGTTTTTGTGAAGGAGATCTGA
- a CDS encoding amino acid ABC transporter substrate-binding protein: MEVTKLLRLVLAVPLLVFAAAAADTLENVKAAGFVKCGVSTGVTGFSTPDNKGEWSGLDVDLCRAVAAAIFDDPNAVKFSPLSAKERFTAIQSGEVDILQYNTTWSLNRDTALGLNFRAVNYYDGQGFMINSKKLPAVKSARQLDGASVCIQTGTTSELNVADYFKANKIEYNPVVFEKLEEIQSAYDSGRCDVVTIDQSALYSVRLTLANPADHIVLPEVISKEPLGSAVRQGDDRWFDIVSWTHYAMVTAEELGITQANVEDMKVNGNPEVKRVLGQEADSKLGADLGLDSDWVARIVKHVGNYGEVFERNVGAGSPLKIARGINALWTNGGLQYAPPLR, encoded by the coding sequence ATGGAAGTGACCAAGTTGCTGAGATTGGTGCTCGCCGTGCCACTGCTTGTATTCGCGGCGGCGGCGGCGGACACGCTTGAGAATGTCAAGGCCGCCGGCTTCGTCAAATGCGGTGTGAGTACAGGCGTTACCGGGTTTTCAACACCCGACAACAAGGGTGAGTGGTCCGGTCTCGATGTCGATCTTTGCCGCGCTGTTGCAGCTGCAATTTTCGATGATCCCAATGCGGTCAAATTTTCCCCCTTGTCGGCCAAGGAGCGGTTTACGGCCATCCAGTCGGGCGAGGTCGACATCCTTCAATACAACACCACATGGTCTCTCAACCGCGACACCGCCCTTGGCCTGAACTTCAGAGCCGTCAACTACTATGACGGCCAAGGCTTCATGATCAATTCCAAGAAGTTGCCGGCGGTAAAATCTGCCCGGCAGCTGGACGGTGCTTCGGTCTGTATTCAGACGGGCACGACCAGTGAGTTGAATGTTGCCGACTACTTCAAGGCCAACAAGATCGAGTACAATCCCGTCGTCTTTGAAAAGCTCGAGGAAATCCAGTCCGCGTACGATTCCGGACGCTGTGATGTAGTCACCATCGACCAGTCGGCGCTGTACAGCGTCCGGCTGACGCTCGCCAATCCGGCCGACCACATTGTCCTTCCCGAGGTTATTTCAAAGGAGCCGCTTGGATCGGCGGTCCGCCAAGGCGACGACAGGTGGTTCGATATCGTCAGCTGGACCCACTACGCGATGGTGACTGCGGAGGAACTGGGCATAACCCAGGCCAACGTCGAGGACATGAAAGTTAATGGCAATCCTGAAGTGAAACGCGTTCTCGGCCAGGAAGCGGACAGCAAGTTGGGCGCGGATCTTGGTCTCGATAGCGACTGGGTTGCTCGCATCGTCAAGCACGTCGGCAACTACGGCGAGGTTTTCGAACGCAATGTCGGCGCCGGGAGCCCGTTGAAGATCGCCCGCGGCATCAACGCTTTGTGGACCAATGGCGGTCTGCAATATGCGCCGCCCCTGCGCTGA
- a CDS encoding isocitrate lyase/PEP mutase family protein → MSSSANSSGETVMATQVEKAIAFKALHSTERGFVMPNAWDAGSAVVLAEGGVPALGTTSAGIAFSLGKPDFDIRDASSVLTREEMFQRLRQIVDAVVLPVNGDLEDGYGRDAQSVAETISLAIAAGLAGGNIEDNNPRTEGLYEEKVAVERIRAARGAIEASGGAFVLNAKIDAFLVGVPDPLETAIRRANLFLEAGADCVYPCGPNNLDTIQTLVREINGPLNIVIGWGTVPLSVPVLLDIGVKRVSLGGSIARSALGLVRRSVRELCDQGTINFAADQIGQQELNALFSKMTASR, encoded by the coding sequence ATGTCCTCGTCTGCAAATTCCAGTGGAGAGACGGTCATGGCCACCCAGGTTGAGAAAGCGATAGCATTTAAGGCGCTGCACTCGACGGAACGTGGTTTCGTCATGCCCAATGCATGGGACGCGGGAAGCGCGGTCGTCCTGGCCGAAGGCGGCGTCCCGGCACTCGGCACCACCAGTGCTGGCATCGCTTTCTCGCTAGGCAAGCCCGACTTTGACATTCGAGATGCAAGCAGCGTGCTGACACGCGAAGAGATGTTCCAACGGCTTCGGCAGATCGTCGACGCCGTCGTCTTGCCGGTGAACGGCGATCTCGAGGACGGCTACGGCCGCGATGCACAATCGGTTGCCGAAACGATAAGCCTTGCCATCGCGGCGGGCCTTGCTGGCGGCAACATTGAAGACAACAACCCTCGTACCGAAGGCCTCTACGAGGAGAAGGTTGCCGTCGAGCGCATAAGGGCGGCCAGAGGTGCGATCGAGGCAAGCGGCGGCGCCTTTGTCTTGAACGCCAAGATCGATGCATTCCTTGTCGGGGTGCCTGATCCGCTGGAGACAGCGATAAGGCGGGCGAACCTGTTCCTCGAGGCGGGTGCCGACTGTGTGTATCCCTGCGGTCCCAACAATCTGGACACGATCCAAACCTTGGTCCGCGAAATCAATGGTCCGCTCAACATTGTCATCGGTTGGGGCACCGTGCCCCTGAGCGTGCCGGTGTTGCTCGACATCGGTGTGAAACGGGTCAGTCTCGGTGGCAGCATAGCACGATCCGCGCTTGGCCTTGTGCGCCGCAGTGTCCGCGAATTGTGTGACCAGGGCACCATCAATTTCGCGGCCGACCAGATCGGCCAGCAGGAACTGAACGCTCTCTTCTCAAAGATGACCGCCTCAAGGTGA
- a CDS encoding LysR family transcriptional regulator → MDAEALNTFLTVYRQRGFSTAARVLNRTQPAISHRISLLEQELGMPLFERMSNGIALSQAGRVLLPYAERALAALQDAEAAVRALKTENAGPVSLAVVGTLASTRLTAILKRFAAGHPSVDLALQTVRSTEVSDLVRRGEATIGIRYDRDRSADLQYDCLGVEGLQVVCSTDHALAGGSIPSLSGLVDERWIAFPEIPGQREIWASHVFSIFQTLGLGDVDWTPVDSLTAQKRLVEAGFGLALMAESGVAEERAAGTLTTIDVRDLTLTIPIFIVTRRGGFLSAAANRLHELLSTDYLGHDPANPS, encoded by the coding sequence ATGGACGCTGAAGCACTGAACACCTTTCTGACGGTCTATCGGCAACGTGGCTTTTCGACAGCGGCTCGCGTTCTGAACCGGACACAGCCAGCCATTTCGCATCGTATCAGCCTGTTGGAGCAGGAGCTTGGCATGCCGCTCTTCGAGCGGATGTCCAATGGCATCGCGCTGAGCCAGGCGGGGCGCGTCCTGCTGCCCTATGCGGAGCGCGCGCTTGCCGCCCTGCAGGATGCCGAGGCCGCCGTTCGAGCACTCAAGACGGAGAACGCGGGTCCCGTGTCCCTGGCGGTCGTGGGCACTCTGGCCAGCACCCGCCTTACCGCCATACTGAAGCGCTTCGCAGCCGGTCATCCGTCCGTGGACCTGGCGCTGCAGACAGTCCGCAGCACCGAGGTCAGCGATCTGGTGCGGCGTGGCGAAGCCACAATTGGCATCCGCTATGACCGGGATCGCTCAGCTGACCTGCAGTATGATTGCCTCGGCGTGGAAGGATTGCAGGTCGTCTGCTCAACCGATCATGCCTTGGCTGGCGGGTCGATCCCGTCTCTCTCCGGATTGGTCGATGAGCGGTGGATCGCCTTCCCCGAGATCCCGGGGCAGCGCGAAATTTGGGCGTCGCACGTCTTCAGCATTTTCCAGACACTTGGGCTGGGCGACGTCGACTGGACGCCTGTCGACAGCCTGACCGCGCAAAAGCGTCTCGTCGAAGCAGGCTTTGGTCTCGCCTTGATGGCCGAAAGCGGTGTCGCCGAGGAACGCGCCGCCGGAACGCTCACCACGATCGACGTCAGGGATTTGACGCTTACCATTCCAATTTTCATCGTTACGCGTCGAGGTGGATTCCTGAGTGCGGCCGCCAACAGGTTGCACGAACTGCTTAGCACAGACTATCTCGGCCACGACCCGGCCAACCCGTCTTGA
- a CDS encoding GAF domain-containing protein produces the protein MGGNLSGHHADRIQAAIASDAAAKSALVASWRRSSNLHRLNPADCSSPRYLTETELGQARQRVELLVRVAQSSLDRLYLAVGGVGCCVLLADRDGVPVERRGAPVDDETFHSWGLWTGSVWNEESQGTNGIGTCLVERRALTIHRDQHFHTRNTGLSCTTAPIYDHQGELVAALDVSSCRADLTEAFANLISVAVVDAARRIEAENFKMAFPKARILLAPVTDKGSGALIAVGADDLVVGATRSARLALGITQQCLDKPMPATDLLGWGETGPEILAEAERGMLQRALARAGGNVSAAAQALGISRATLHRKLNRLDVHRPH, from the coding sequence ATGGGCGGAAACCTATCCGGTCATCATGCCGATCGCATTCAGGCCGCCATCGCTTCGGATGCAGCGGCGAAGTCAGCACTGGTCGCATCTTGGCGGCGGTCTTCAAACTTGCATCGGCTCAACCCGGCCGACTGTAGTTCCCCACGCTACCTCACCGAGACCGAACTGGGACAGGCCCGACAGCGCGTCGAGTTGCTCGTCCGGGTTGCCCAATCGAGTCTCGACCGTCTCTATCTTGCTGTAGGCGGCGTCGGATGCTGTGTCCTGCTCGCCGATCGTGACGGTGTGCCGGTAGAACGGCGCGGCGCGCCTGTGGATGACGAGACGTTTCATTCCTGGGGCTTGTGGACGGGCTCCGTCTGGAACGAAGAAAGCCAAGGCACCAACGGGATCGGCACCTGTCTGGTCGAACGGCGCGCGCTGACAATCCACCGCGACCAGCATTTTCATACACGCAACACGGGGCTTAGTTGCACAACCGCTCCAATCTACGATCACCAGGGAGAGCTGGTAGCTGCGCTTGACGTGTCTTCCTGCCGGGCCGACCTGACCGAGGCCTTCGCCAATCTCATTTCGGTTGCCGTGGTCGACGCGGCGCGTCGGATCGAGGCGGAAAACTTCAAAATGGCGTTCCCGAAGGCGCGCATTCTGCTGGCGCCGGTGACTGACAAAGGTTCCGGCGCGCTGATCGCCGTCGGCGCCGATGACCTTGTGGTCGGCGCGACACGTTCGGCCCGGCTGGCGCTTGGCATCACGCAACAGTGTCTCGACAAGCCGATGCCCGCGACCGATCTACTCGGCTGGGGCGAAACCGGCCCGGAAATCCTCGCCGAGGCAGAGCGCGGGATGCTGCAGCGTGCGCTGGCGCGAGCGGGCGGCAATGTCTCGGCGGCTGCCCAGGCGCTTGGCATCAGCCGCGCGACGCTTCACCGGAAGCTCAACCGCCTGGATGTCCACCGGCCTCACTGA